The Daucus carota subsp. sativus chromosome 9, DH1 v3.0, whole genome shotgun sequence genome window below encodes:
- the LOC108201490 gene encoding protein indeterminate-domain 12-like, translating into MASSLPGAASQRRKRNHPGNPSPDAEVVALSLDTLGATNRFLCEVCDKGFKREQNLQLHRRGHNLPWKLKQKTSHEFKKKVYICPEPDCVHHDPSRALGDLTGIKKHFFRKHGEKKFICDKCNKAYAVQSDWKAHHKTCGTKDYICKCGTTFSRRDRFLFHRSFCEPLAPEVARHTNNGAPKSSTTACILANAISPGTTAGSLIPGNHLQLSSPLFGTNSFTSLLLGQSVESDFQFIQPPNNRLLQPVPEPKLNFLRDTDFSGTHGFPSYVAPSNMFNLGFDGDADLNSPENDLDLAMNGSLTSLMMNAGASTYDILNGTPSTQFSATALLQKLTLTGGSSNNMTLMKSMGSTLSGGLKLDNYGGALGDGMSGGSRGGGSTFPDMYNNQSGSGGGTGGYRSGMEYFCDQMNAPYGEMMYNGKTADGILVGEQSNDAAMVEAHMMARREYGDNHARDFLGIRNGLKTGGGMVADHNENGGGMVAMLGAGDPTWLRQMHGVTSTDPWISSPKQIDQGAGSHH; encoded by the exons ATGGCTTCTTCTCTCCCAGGTGCTGCTTCTCAGAGAAGAAAGAGAAATCATCCTGGAAATCCAA GTCCTGATGCTGAGGTTGTAGCCCTCTCTCTGGACACTCTAGGGGCTACAAACCGGTTTTTGTGTGAGGTGTGTGATAAGGGTTTTAAAAGGGAGCAGAACTTGCAGCTTCACAGAAGAGGACACAATCTTCCCTGGAAGCTCAAGCAAAAGACAAGCCATGAATTCAAGAAAAAGGTTTACATCTGCCCTGAACCTGATTGTGTCCATCACGATCCCTCAAGGGCTCTTGGAGATTTGACCGGAATTAAGAAGCATTTCTTTCGGAAACATggtgaaaaaaaattcatttgtgATAAGTGTAACAAGGCATACGCGGTGCAATCTGACTGGAAGGCTCACCATAAGACCTGTGGTACAAAGGACTACATATGTAAATGTGGTACTACCTTCTCCAG GCGTGACAGATTTCTCTTTCACCGTTCATTCTGTGAGCCACTTGCTCCAGAGGTGGCTAGGCATACAAACAACGGCGCTCCCAAAAGTAGCACCACTGCTTGCATTCTTGCAAATGCTATTAGCCCCGGCACCACTGCAGGTTCATTGATTCCAGGCAACCATCTGCAACTTTCTTCTCCTCTGTTCGGAACTAATTCATTTACTAGCCTCTTATTAGGACAATCGGTGGAATCTGATTTTCAGTTCATTCAGCCACCAAACAACAGGCTTCTCCAACCTGTTCCGGAACCAAAACTGAATTTTCTCAGAGACACTGATTTTTCTGGGACTCATGGCTTTCCAAGCTACGTCGCGCCTAGCAACATGTTTAATCTTGGGTTTGATGGGGATGCTGACCTAAACAGTCCTGAAAATGACCTGGATCTTGCAATGAACGGCTCATTAACTAGTTTGATGATGAATGCTGGCGCTTCTACTTATGACATTCTGAATGGTACCCCTTCTACTCAGTTCTCAGCCACTGCACTTCTTCAAAAATTGACGCTGACAGGAGGTAGTTCCAACAATATGACCCTGATGAAGAGCATGGGGAGCACTTTGTCTGGTGGATTGAAGTTAGATAACTATGGGGGAGCTTTGGGAGATGGAATGAGTGGAGGTAGCAGAGGTGGTGGGAGTACCTTTCCAGATATGTACAACAATCAGAGTGGGAGTGGTGGAGGCACCGGAGGATATAGAAGTGGCATGGAATACTTTTGTGATCAGATGAATGCTCCATATGGAGAAATGATGTACAATGGGAAGACTGCTGATGGAATATTGGTTGGTGAGCAGAGTAATGATGCTGCTATGGTAGAGGCACACATGATGGCTCGCAGGGAGTATGGTGATAATCATGCAAGGGATTTTCTTGGTATTCGAAATGGGCTGAAGACTGGAGGTGGGATGGTGGCTGATCACAATGAGAATGGAGGTGGGATGGTGGCCATGCTTGGggcag GAGATCCAACATGGCTGAGGCAGATGCATGGAGTTACTTCTACCGATCCTTGGATCTCTTCCCCGAAGCAAATTGATCAGGGAGCAGGAAGCCATCATTAG